One segment of Primulina tabacum isolate GXHZ01 chromosome 6, ASM2559414v2, whole genome shotgun sequence DNA contains the following:
- the LOC142548122 gene encoding uncharacterized protein LOC142548122, which translates to MIYLLDSTSNRNRDDTWKTIVTNGVKMYNASKGISKGPGFKILTGNLKQSGSVECGYCVMRYMKEIVDCDDPQLEKMFAGCIKNQYYTQCQYDEVRSEWSEFVYSYVGA; encoded by the exons atgatatatttattggaTTCAACGTCTAACAGGAACCGAGATGATACATGGAAAACTATTGTGACAAA TGGGGTGAAGATGTACAATGCCTCCAAGGGTATTTCTAAAGGGCcaggttttaaaatattgacG GGTAATCTGAAACAAAGTGGTTCGGTTGAGTGTGGATATTGTGTGATGAGGTACATGAAAGAGATAGTCGATTGCGATGATCCACAGTTGGAGAAGATG tttgcagGATGTATCAAGAACCAATATTACACCCAATGTCAATATGACGAGGTTAGAAGTGAATGGAGTGAATTTGTTTACTCCTATGTAGGTGCTTAG